CGATTCCGCACAGCAATACTGTGATAGCGCTATCCATGCCGCCACAACTTCCGCAAATGACGAACGTATCGCCGGCGCCTATATCCTGCGTGGCATTCTGCTCAATGAACATGTAAAAACGGACAGCGCCCTGGCTGCGTTCCGTATGGCTGAGCAACACATCGATCCTTCGTGTGACACTCTGCTCTATACAAAGCTGCTCTCCAACCGTGCGAACACACTCTCGCGGCGTGGGAACTATGCCGCTTCCATCGAAGCAAACCTGGAAGCTGCGAAATTGCTCGAGCAGATGAACATGCATGCCACACTGGCCGTGATTTACGACAACATCGCCAGCGACAACAGCTCGCTTGGGGAGAATGAACTTGCGATCCGCTTCTACAAACGCGCGATAAGCCACAATCTGAAAGAGAATGATCTCCAGCATTTGACCACGAACTTCGCAAACCTCGGCGTTACGTATAAATTGCTCGGAAAGCTCGACAGCGCGCGTGAATGCTATTTTCTTTCCCTCTCCCTTGCCGAGCAGCTCGATCTGCCGGGATCGCAAGCCCAGAACTATCACAATCTCGCGAATTCGTACCGCATCGACGGCGACTTCAACCTGGCTGAGCAGATGTATCAGCGAAGCATACAGATCTCGGAAGACAATGGCATGCAATACGGAGTGCTTCTCAATTCAATGGGACTCGCCGGACTCCGCATGCTCGAGGGCAAATATGACGAGGCGGAACATCTGTACAGGAATGTGCTGCCGAAGCTCGTGGCGCAGGGTCTGCTGCATGAACAATCCATGGCATACAAAGGACTGTCGCGCGTGCAGGAGAAGCGTGGGCAGTATGCCTCCGCCCTCAGATGGCAGAAAAAATTTCACGCACTGAATGACAGCCTGCAGAAGGCGTCGGCAGGCTCGAAAATCAGAGAGCTGCAGTCCATCAGCATTGCTGCAGAACGAGAGGCCGAAAATGCCGAACTGAGGTCGGAACTCACACTGCACCAGATGACAATTGCGCGGCAGCGCACCCTGGTCATCGGTATTTCGATCTTCACCATCGCCGCGCTTGCGTTCATCGGTTTCCTCGTCGCAGCGAGACGGCGGCGGATGTCAGCACTCGCCATGCTCGAAGAGCAAAAGCGAATTACGGAACAGAAGTCCGAACAGCTCACGCAGTCCAATGCGATCAAGGAACTGCTGCTCGATATCATCACGCACGACCTCTCGAATCCGGCAGGCACCATTCGCAATGC
This portion of the bacterium genome encodes:
- a CDS encoding tetratricopeptide repeat-containing sensor histidine kinase, yielding MRRHFRRFVYRPSHYVFIVLLPLLFTQCGDTDSSASDEDKTDVFLQTCERINSRIRASSASDRSRAITLLQRGFHIADSMHNPAAKALFAQSLGVLYFELDRFDSAQQYCDSAIHAATTSANDERIAGAYILRGILLNEHVKTDSALAAFRMAEQHIDPSCDTLLYTKLLSNRANTLSRRGNYAASIEANLEAAKLLEQMNMHATLAVIYDNIASDNSSLGENELAIRFYKRAISHNLKENDLQHLTTNFANLGVTYKLLGKLDSARECYFLSLSLAEQLDLPGSQAQNYHNLANSYRIDGDFNLAEQMYQRSIQISEDNGMQYGVLLNSMGLAGLRMLEGKYDEAEHLYRNVLPKLVAQGLLHEQSMAYKGLSRVQEKRGQYASALRWQKKFHALNDSLQKASAGSKIRELQSISIAAEREAENAELRSELTLHQMTIARQRTLVIGISIFTIAALAFIGFLVAARRRRMSALAMLEEQKRITEQKSEQLTQSNAIKELLLDIITHDLSNPAGTIRNAATLLKDEKQQDELLDIVYRSSGRLIDIIENARTLSHATVFDSIPHETLFVKALVERAYEEYEAQLKRAGMECEIDIDPRLTVEANPVIVEVIKNYLSNAIRHASEGRRVVIDAVRHATGVDISVADFGKTIPDADRDLIFKRSIQRAHAATHGHGLGLAIAERIAHAHGGEVWAEPNEPHGNRFVLRLPFNGKAFR